The following are encoded in a window of Pelagicoccus enzymogenes genomic DNA:
- a CDS encoding type II toxin-antitoxin system RelE/ParE family toxin: MDLKIVWTETALSDVESIVGYVADRNVDAARKLGADLISSVESLSSLPRQGRLYEPSREGGEVRELLCRGYRLFYRVKDGQGLVEIARVWHGARSEPRM, encoded by the coding sequence GTGGACCTCAAGATAGTCTGGACCGAAACGGCCCTCTCTGACGTCGAATCGATAGTCGGGTACGTCGCTGACCGTAATGTCGATGCTGCCCGAAAGCTGGGCGCCGACCTGATCTCCTCAGTGGAAAGCCTGTCTTCGCTTCCTCGCCAAGGAAGGCTTTACGAGCCTAGCCGCGAGGGTGGAGAGGTTCGCGAATTGCTTTGTCGAGGCTATCGGCTCTTCTATCGGGTGAAAGACGGGCAAGGACTGGTCGAAATCGCCCGTGTCTGGCACGGAGCTCGCAGCGAGCCCCGGATGTAG
- the xerC gene encoding site-specific tyrosine recombinase XerC gives MEAFELAGLLRDYCEHLETRNFASGTVRNAKLYIGGFADWLGERGVEDARLVTKPMLERYQRHLFRYRKKNGEPLSFGNQHVRLTTIRGFFKWLCRRDVLLANPAADLEMPKVGQRLPKAVLTAREVEQVLNVPDLSTPVGVRNRAILETLYSSGIRRKELANLRLDDVDLERGTVLVRKGKGDKDRLLPLGRRAAAWVRKYVEEARGQIAFKDGDKALFLSNSGIPITPGILGNLVRSLVAKAEIGKTGSCHLFRHAMATLMLEGGADLRHVQEMLGHARLNTTEIYTHVSIGKLIEAHRLSHPAEARGLE, from the coding sequence ATGGAAGCCTTCGAACTGGCCGGCCTTCTTCGCGACTACTGCGAGCATCTCGAGACGCGAAATTTTGCCTCGGGCACGGTCCGCAACGCAAAGCTCTACATCGGGGGCTTTGCCGATTGGCTGGGCGAGCGAGGCGTCGAGGACGCCCGCCTAGTCACCAAGCCGATGCTTGAACGCTACCAGAGGCATCTCTTTCGTTATCGAAAGAAGAACGGGGAGCCGTTGTCCTTCGGCAACCAGCACGTGAGGCTGACGACGATCCGAGGCTTCTTCAAATGGCTTTGCCGCCGTGACGTCCTGCTGGCAAATCCCGCCGCGGACCTTGAAATGCCCAAGGTCGGGCAGCGACTGCCGAAGGCGGTCCTGACCGCTCGGGAAGTCGAGCAGGTCCTCAACGTGCCCGATCTCTCGACGCCTGTCGGCGTCCGCAATCGGGCGATCCTGGAAACGCTCTATTCCTCGGGCATCCGTCGCAAGGAGCTGGCGAACCTTCGCCTCGACGACGTCGATCTGGAACGGGGAACGGTCCTTGTTCGCAAAGGCAAAGGCGATAAGGATCGCCTGCTTCCCTTGGGCCGCAGAGCGGCCGCATGGGTGCGCAAGTACGTGGAAGAGGCGAGGGGGCAGATCGCGTTCAAGGACGGCGACAAGGCCTTGTTCCTGTCGAACTCCGGAATCCCGATCACGCCCGGCATCCTAGGCAACCTCGTTCGATCGCTGGTGGCGAAGGCGGAGATCGGCAAGACTGGATCTTGCCATCTCTTCCGCCACGCGATGGCGACCCTGATGCTCGAAGGCGGAGCCGACCTCCGCCACGTGCAGGAGATGCTAGGGCATGCCCGACTGAACACGACGGAGATCTATACTCACGTGAGCATAGGCAAGCTTATCGAGGCCCATAGGCTGTCGCATCCTGCGGAAGCGAGAGGCTTGGAATAA